From the Polaribacter tangerinus genome, the window TCTTCTTTTTCTAATAAGTAAGGAATAACCCCAATTACTTCGCCTTTTTTAGCAAGAATAGTATCGGCAATTGCCCCCATCATTCCAATTTTTCCACCACCGTAAACAAGGCCAATTTTGTGTTTTGCAAAGTAGTTTCCTAAAGAAACCGCTGCTTCTTTATACACAGAATGAAACCCAATACTCGCACCACAAAAAACAACAATTCTCTTTAACATATCTCCTTTTAAAAATCTTTTGTAAAAATAAAAGAAAAGCTTGTAGGATTTACTATTTTTGAACAATTACTTTTTGAATCATAAAAAATGCAAGAAACCTCTAAACAATACGATGCTGTAGTTAAAGAATGTAGAAGTTTATTTATAAAAAAAATGGCGGATTATGGAAGTGCATGGCGAATTTTAAGATTGCCATCGCTAACCGATCAAATTTTTATTAAAGCACAAAGAATAAGGCAGTTACAAGAAAATGATGTGCGTAAAGTAGATGAAGGTGAAAAATCTGAATTTATTGGCATTATCAATTATTCGATAATGGCCTTAATTCAATTAGAAAATGGTGTTGCAGAAAATCCAGATTTAAGTACCGAAGAGGCTACTATTTTATATGACAAACATAGCAAAATTACGAAAGAGTTAATGCTTAATAAAAATCATGATTACGGAGAAGTATGGAGAGAAATGCGCGTTTCTAGTCTTACCGATTTAATTTTACAGAAACTACTAAGAGTTAAAACCATAGAAGATAATAAAGGTAAAACTATTGTTTCTGAAGGTTTAGACGCCAATTATCAAGACATGATTAATTATGCCATTTTTGCTATGATTCATCTTTCGTAAAAAACAATACAACCTTTTAAAAAGCCAATTTTATGTTTACAAAAATAGCCGTTCAAATTTCTAGACTTTTAGTAGGTGTTTTATTTGTATTTTCTGGTTTTGTAAAATTGGTAGATCCCATTGGGTCTCAATATAAATTTGAAGAATATTTTTCTGTAGATGTCTTAAACTTAGAATTTTTAATTCCGTATGCACTTCCTTTTGCGGTAGTACTTATAGTTGCTGAAATTCTTTTAGGAGTAATGGTGCTAATTGGTTACAAATCTAAGTTTACTGTTTTTAGCCTTGGTCTTTTAACGGTATTGTTTTTATTTTTAACCTGGTATTCTGCATATTACAATAAAGTTACAGATTGTGGTTGTTTTGGAGATGCCATTAAGCTTTCTACCTGGCAAACATTTTATAAAAATATTATTTTACTGGTGTTGGTACTTATTTTGATATTCAATATAAAGCATATTAAACCTGTTTTTTCTGGAAAAATTCCAAAAATTATTACCTTTTTATCATTAGCTGTTTTCTTATTTATAGTGCAACATGTTCTAACACATTTGCCGTTAATCGACTTTAGAGCTTATGCAATAGGTAAAAACTTACCTGCTGGCATGCAATATCCGGCAGATGGTTCTATACCACCTGTTCACGATTTTATGTTAGAAGATCAACAACAAGACTTGGCGCCGATACTTTTAGCTAAAGAAAAAGTAGCACTTATTATTATGTATGATATTAATAAGTCGGATAAGAATGGGTTTGTTGCTGTAAAAGATTTTTCTGAAAAAGCCTTAAAAGCTGGGTATACAGTATACGGTGTTTCTGCTTCTTTTTTTGATGACATTCAAAAAGTAACCGAGACCTATAATTTGCCTTTCGAGTTTCTGTTTTGCGATGCAACAACGCTAAAAACAATGATTAGAGCTAATCCTGGAGTTGTAATTTTAGAAAAAGGAACCGTAACCCAAAAGAAAAATTTTGTAGATTTAGCAGAGATTACATTATAATGAAACAACTTTTATTTGTATTTGTTGGTGGTGGTTTTGGAAGTGTTTTACGATATCTTATCAATAAGTGGTTAGGTACTACAGAAACCGGTTTTCCTATCGGTACTTTAACAGTAAATATATTAGGCAGTTTATTTATGGGAATTATTTTAGGTTATGTAGCAAAATCAAATGTGTTTACTCCCAATCAAACATTACTATTAGCAACAGGTTTTTGCGGAGGTTTTACAACTTTTTCGACTTTTGCCTACGAAAATCAAGGTTTTTTAAAAACTGGAGATTTTACAAATTTTGTATTGTATACCATAGCAAGTTTTGTACTTGGTTTTTTAGCAGTTTTTGCAGGTATCTTTTTGTCTAAGAGTTTTTAACGTACACAAATTATAATTTTATCATTTTTTAAAAGTCTTAATTCCTGCTGTTACAGCAATGTCTAAATGATTATTTCTTGGGGTTATCGGACAAGAAAAATTGTCGTTGTAAGCACAATATGGGTTGTAAGTATTGTTAAAGTTTAATTCAACAGTATTATTTTCTCGAATGTCTGTGGTTTGCAAATCCATATATCTTCCAGCAACATAAGATTCATTTCCGGTTGTTAAATCGGTAAAGGGTAAGTACAATTCATTTTTATATTTTTCAATCTTTATGGTTTCTAACCCTTGGTAAACAGTTAATTGAAATTGCTTTCCCTGTAATGTAAAAGTTAGTTTGCCAAATTCTTTATAAGGTTTTTTAATATCTGTACTTGTAGGTAGTAAAAAAGTTGGTGCATTTTCTATTTTCGAAAACTTTGCAATGGTAATAAAGCTACTATCTACCGGAAAAAAATCTAGCCCTTTAAAGTTTTTTAAATCCTTTTTTTTCAAAGGAGAAACTGAGGCATCTTTAAACTGTGCATTTAATTCTTGCTGATAGGTGGTTTTTCCTACTAAAGCTCTTTTTTTATTACTATTACAAGAAATGCTTATTAGTATTAAAAATACAAATACTATTTTTTTCATCTATAACTATTTTTTTAAGAGAATGACAATTATGCCTTGATATTTTTTTTCTGTAAACTTTTTCATCTTTTCAGAGTCTTTAACAACGGTAAGAGATTTTATTTTTTCTGGAGCTAGCGTTCTTAAGTAATTTGAGTTTACTTTTTTCCCATCTACTATGTATAAAATATTTTCAGGAGCTTTTTTTTGATAGGCTGCTGCTTCTTGTACAAATAGATAGTTAGAACTGATATTTTTTTTCGAACTACAACCCAAAATAGCAATAAATAATACTGAAATAGCTAGTATAAAAAAGTTGTTATTCTTGTAACTTTGCATCTTGTTTGTTTTTATTGTAAAGATACAACATTCTATAATTTTTAATTAGCTTTGATATTTCGTTACGGTTCGTATTTTCCTCTTTTTTATATTATTTAAAAAAGAATAAATCATAGTCAATAAAATGTATGAGTCAATTTTACAAAAATTATATAGCTTCTTTTAGTGGACTTTCTAAAGAGGTTTGGTGGCTATCTTTAATTACTTTTATAAATAGAGCCGGTACAATGGTTATTCCGTTTTTGTCGCTATATTTAAAAGAAAGTTTAAGCTTTTCTTTCGCTCAAGTAGGCTGGATAATGTCCTTTTTTGGTTTAGGTTCTCTTGTTGGTACTTGGCTGGGAGGCAAATTAACAGATATTATTGGCTATTATAAAGTTATGTTTTCTAGCCTTTTACTTACCGGTTTGTTTTTTGTACTCCTTCAGTTTGTAACTACTTTTAGTGGTTTTTGTGTAGGTATTTTTTTGGTGATGCTTGTGGCAGATGCTTTTAGGCCCGCTATGTTTGTGGCATTAAGTGCATATAGTAAACTAGAAAATAAAACGAGGTCGGTAACTTTAATTAGATTGGCAATAAATTTGGGGTTTTCTTTAGGTCCGGCAATTGGTGGAATTATAATTACGGGTGTTGGATATTTTGGTTTGTTTTGGCTAGATGGTATTACTTGTGCATTGGCAAGCATATTGTTGCTAAAAGTACTACATCCAAAGAAAACAAAAGTACTAGATAGCACCAAGCCAAAAAGCGTAATTTCTGTATACAAAGACAATGCATTTTGGGTGTTTTTTGTAGCGATGTTTATTTTCGGATTCACTTTTTTACAATATTTTTCTACCATTCCTTTATATTTTAAAGAAGTTAGATTGTTATCAGAATTAGAAATCGGACTTATAATGGGGTTTAGTGGTCTTTTTGTGTTTTTGTTTGAAATGCCACTAATTCATTGGTTAGAGCAACAAAAATATTCTAAGATTAGGCTAATGGCATTTGGTTTATTTCTTGTTGCTATAAGTTACTTAATTTTAAATATTACCAATTGGGGTGGTGTTTTAATTATAGGAGTTATTTTAATAACTGTTGGAGAAATGATTACGTTTCCGTTTTCTAATTCATTTGCGTTAGAAAGGGCTAAAAAGGGAAATCAAGGCGAATATATGGCAATGTATAGCATGGCATTTTCTTTGTCGCATATTTTTAGTCACAATGCGGGTATGCAATTAATTCATATTTTTGGATACGAATTTACTTGGTACTTTGTAACTCTTTTTGCTTTTTTAGGGGTAGCCATTTTAATATATTTATTTAAAATAATCTCTAAAGAAAAAACCAACGTTGTATTAGATGGATAGCTAAAAATAGTTACAACGGAATTTTCATCCCCTCATAAGCAAATTGAAAACCCAACTTTTCGAGTGCCT encodes:
- a CDS encoding DUF1599 domain-containing protein, translated to MQETSKQYDAVVKECRSLFIKKMADYGSAWRILRLPSLTDQIFIKAQRIRQLQENDVRKVDEGEKSEFIGIINYSIMALIQLENGVAENPDLSTEEATILYDKHSKITKELMLNKNHDYGEVWREMRVSSLTDLILQKLLRVKTIEDNKGKTIVSEGLDANYQDMINYAIFAMIHLS
- a CDS encoding BT_3928 family protein, whose translation is MFTKIAVQISRLLVGVLFVFSGFVKLVDPIGSQYKFEEYFSVDVLNLEFLIPYALPFAVVLIVAEILLGVMVLIGYKSKFTVFSLGLLTVLFLFLTWYSAYYNKVTDCGCFGDAIKLSTWQTFYKNIILLVLVLILIFNIKHIKPVFSGKIPKIITFLSLAVFLFIVQHVLTHLPLIDFRAYAIGKNLPAGMQYPADGSIPPVHDFMLEDQQQDLAPILLAKEKVALIIMYDINKSDKNGFVAVKDFSEKALKAGYTVYGVSASFFDDIQKVTETYNLPFEFLFCDATTLKTMIRANPGVVILEKGTVTQKKNFVDLAEITL
- the crcB gene encoding fluoride efflux transporter CrcB; translation: MKQLLFVFVGGGFGSVLRYLINKWLGTTETGFPIGTLTVNILGSLFMGIILGYVAKSNVFTPNQTLLLATGFCGGFTTFSTFAYENQGFLKTGDFTNFVLYTIASFVLGFLAVFAGIFLSKSF
- a CDS encoding DUF1684 domain-containing protein, whose amino-acid sequence is MKKIVFVFLILISISCNSNKKRALVGKTTYQQELNAQFKDASVSPLKKKDLKNFKGLDFFPVDSSFITIAKFSKIENAPTFLLPTSTDIKKPYKEFGKLTFTLQGKQFQLTVYQGLETIKIEKYKNELYLPFTDLTTGNESYVAGRYMDLQTTDIRENNTVELNFNNTYNPYCAYNDNFSCPITPRNNHLDIAVTAGIKTFKK
- a CDS encoding MFS transporter gives rise to the protein MSQFYKNYIASFSGLSKEVWWLSLITFINRAGTMVIPFLSLYLKESLSFSFAQVGWIMSFFGLGSLVGTWLGGKLTDIIGYYKVMFSSLLLTGLFFVLLQFVTTFSGFCVGIFLVMLVADAFRPAMFVALSAYSKLENKTRSVTLIRLAINLGFSLGPAIGGIIITGVGYFGLFWLDGITCALASILLLKVLHPKKTKVLDSTKPKSVISVYKDNAFWVFFVAMFIFGFTFLQYFSTIPLYFKEVRLLSELEIGLIMGFSGLFVFLFEMPLIHWLEQQKYSKIRLMAFGLFLVAISYLILNITNWGGVLIIGVILITVGEMITFPFSNSFALERAKKGNQGEYMAMYSMAFSLSHIFSHNAGMQLIHIFGYEFTWYFVTLFAFLGVAILIYLFKIISKEKTNVVLDG